A single region of the Vicia villosa cultivar HV-30 ecotype Madison, WI linkage group LG4, Vvil1.0, whole genome shotgun sequence genome encodes:
- the LOC131599178 gene encoding SPX domain-containing protein 2-like: MKFGKSLNNQIEKTVPQWRDKFLSYKLLKKKLKLVPIIADERPTKRARIDDREMSNEETDFRNSLENELHKFNSFFVEKEEECIIRFKELQDCVAKGKGSNEQMMQIHKDIVDFHGEMVLLENYSALNYTGLVKILKKYDKRTGALIRLPFIQKVLQEPFFTTDLLYKLIKECETMLDGLFPFSESAERGDVCSNSTSLTNLDHFMPEEIAEMQSLYLKSTISALNVLQEIRSGSSTVSMFSLPPLEQTLNNISVLEQTAK; this comes from the exons ATGAAATTCGGAAAGAGTCTCAACAACCAGATCGAGAAAACCGTTCCTCAATGGCGTGACAAGTTTCTCTCTTACAAGCTACTCAAGAAGAAATTGAAGCTCGTTCCAATAATAGCCGATGAACGCCCTACCAAAAGAGCTAGGATCGACGATAGGGAAATGTCAAATGAAGAAACTGATTTCAGAAATTCCCTTGAAAATgaactccacaaattcaatagtTTCTTTGTTGAGAAAGAGGAAGAGTGCATTATAAGATTCAAG GAGTTACAAGATTGTGTGGCGAAAGGAAAGGGTTCGAATGAACAAATGATGCAGATTCACAAGGATATTGTAGATTTTCATGGAGAAATGGTTTTACTTGAAAATTACAGTGCCCTTAATTACACAG GACTAGTGAAAATACTAAAGAAGTATGACAAGAGAACGGGAGCTCTGATTCGGTTGCCATTCATTCAGAAGGTATTGCAAGAACCATTCTTTACCACTGATCTGCTCTACAAGCTTATAAAAGAGTGTGAAACAATGTTGGATGGCCTTTTCCCCTTCAGCGAATCAGCGGAACGGGGTGATGTTTGTTCTAATTCGACGAGTTTGACGAACTTGGATCATTTTATGCCAGAGGAGATAGCTGAAATGCAGAGCCTCTATTTGAAGAGTACAATATCTGCTTTGAATGTTCTGCAGGAAATTAGAAGTGGTAGCTCCACTGTTAGCATGTTTTCTTTGCCACCGTTGGAACAAACTTTGAACAACATTTCTGTTTTGGAACAAACAGCCAAGTAA